The following is a genomic window from Pseudomonas lurida.
GTGGCAGTTTCGCCAGCGGCAGCAATTGCAGCCAGAGCGCCTCGGCGCCTTTCCAGTCTTGCTTCGCTTCCAGGGCCAGGGCGCGCAGGGTCTGCTGGCTGAAGGCGAAGTAATCCAGGCTCGAAGGCACGCTCTGCGGCAATTGCTTCAAGGCGGCGTCCGGTTGATGTTCGGTGTACAGCGCACTCACCGCCAGCAAGTAGTCGTACAGCTGCGGCTCACTGGCGAATGCGGTTTTTTGCTTTTCCAGGTCGGCGCGGGAGAGGGCGGGTTGGTCGCCCCCGCGCATCACCATCAGGTCACTGACAAACTGGATCATGGGGGTGGTGACGGTCTCGCTATTGACCATCAACAGCTTGAGGTCAGCTTCCTCCACCAGTTCATCCACGGACACATTGCGCTGCGTATCCGTTGCCTGGGTCATCGCCCAAGCATAGGCCTCGGCGAGTTTGACGTTGTCCCCCGCCAGCCAGTAAACGCGGCGCAACAGGCCACGGGCGGAGGCCACGTAATCGCCCTGTGGATAAGTTTTCAGGTAGGTGAGGAAACCTCCCTCGGCATCGCTCAGGGCGGACTTATCCACATGCTCGAGGCGCGGCATGCCATATTCGTCGAAGGCTTCGGCCTGGGCCTGGTTCAATGAAGTGCGCGCGGTCATGTACAGCGCGGTCTCTGTCAGCCACGGCAGTTTGCTGCTGCTGGCGGCGGCAAACCCACGCTCGGCGTCACCGAAGCGACCGCTGTAGAAGTCGGCGGCGGCTTGCAGGTAAGTGCGCAGCAGTTGGCCGTCGATGGACTGGATCTGCTGGGCGTCTACCACCTGGCCTTCCCACGAGCAGGCAGTGAGTAACTGCAAGCGCGCTTTCACCAGCAACTCGCGCTCTGTCGCCGGCATGTCGGCCTTGATCACCTGGCTGATAAACGCGGTGGCGCTGTCATCATCATTGCTGCGGCAGCGGCTGCCTTCGCCATTGAGGAACGCTTCGCCTGCGGTCTTAAATTCCTCGCGCTTGATGCCCAGGGGTTGAAGCAGCGCGTCGAGTTCGGCGGTGCGTGAGTCGTCCGGCGCGTTGTCGGGCTCCTCGTTTGTGCTGGAAATAGGCGCGAGGCGGTAGACCGGGAAGGGCACCGGGCCAAACCCCTGGGACAGGTCGTCTTCGCTCAGGGCGTTGGGCGTCAGCGCCGCGGCCTTTTTGTCAGCCAGCAGAAGGCGCAAGTTGATGCGACTGTCGTTACCGGGGCTGAGGAAGGGCTGGTTGCTGCATGAGTCGAGGCTGTCACGCGAGACCCGCCAGTCGGGGTAGCACGAGTCGTCGGAACTGGCCTGGGCCGGTTGGGAAATACCCGCGAGCAGTGCCAGTGCCAGGGGTGACAGAAAACCGATGCGCATGACGTGTCCTTGATCCTGAGTCCTTGGAGGGGGGCAATAATAGCGTGTTCCTACTGTTGCTTCGGAGAAGCCCTGCACAAATTGCTGATTTGTCCGATTCCAGCAGCGGATCTGGGGCTTTTGTCCTAGAGTGGCGGTGTTTGCGTCTGGGCGATCAGGGGAATTGAGGTGGGTCGGTCTGTAGTAGAGCAAAACGAAAAGGTCGGGACCTTGCCCGCACTCAATCGCTTCACTTGGGAGGGGGCGGGCTGGATCACCCGATTGTGGTGGGTACCGATCCTGGCGCTGGCGTTGGCCCTGCGCTTTTACCACCTGACGGCGGCGGCGATCTGGGGTGACGAAGGCTCGAGCCTGCTGCTCAGCGAATACGCCCTGGGCGACCTGTGGTTCCACGCCGCGCACGATGTGCACCCGCCGCTGTACTTTTTCCTGCTGCGCGGCTGGATCGAACTGTTTGGCGACAGCATCTGGTCGATACGCGGCATGAGCGCCATTCCCGGTGTGGTCGCCGTGGGCCTGGGCATCTGGCTGACCCGGCAACTGTCTACCCGGCGGGCTGCGGTATTGGCGGGGATCCTGATGGCACTGTTGCCGACGGCGGTGCGCTACAGCCAGGAAGTGCGCATGTACTCCCTGCTGGGCGTGTGGTTGCTGGGCGCCACGCTGGCCTTGGTGTACTGGGTGCGTCAACCCGAGCGTACGCGTTATCTGGCGGCGTATGTCGTGTTGATGAGTGCCGGGTTCTACACCCATTATTTCACCGCGCTGTGCGTGCTGGTGCATTGGGCCTACCTGGGTGTGCTGTGTGGCACTGCGCCGCGAGGCCAGCGCCTGATCACGCGGCCGGCCTGGTGGGTGGCCAACGCGGCGATTGTGCTGGTGTACCTGCCGTGGCTGCCGAACCTGCTCGACCTGGTGCAACACGTCGAGCAACTCAAGGTGGGGGGCGACATTGGCTGGGAAGAGCCCGTCAGCCTGTATTCCCTGCCCTCGATGATCTGGCAATTCGTGCTCCAGGATGAAGGCGTCGGCTTCTGGGCACCGCTGTTCTGGCTGTTTCCGCTGCTGTTGGTGGCTGTCGTGGTCATCACCGCCTGGCGTGACCGTGAGCGCCATCGACCGGCTAGCCTGCTGGCGCTGTTTTTCCTGTTGCCGCTGCTGTTGGTCTACGGTGTGTCGTTTATCTCCCCGGTATTTATCGAGCGTTACCTGACGGTTTACGCCCTGGGCTTGCCGGTCGTGATGGCGATGGCCATCGATCGCCTGCCGTCACGGTTTTCACTGCTGGGAGCGGCGTTGTTCGTGCTGTTTGCCGGCGTTGAACTGGCAGGGTTGAAGAACAATTTCACCGTCGACGAGCACGACCAGTTCAACGTGCCGGTGGAGTTCGTCAACCGCAACTACCAGGAAGACGACCGCATCGTCCTCAGCGACATGATGTGGTACCTCAGCTACGTGTATTACGACCAGACCGACGCCCAACTGCAACTCTATACCCCGCCCAAACCCGACGGCACGCCAACGCGGCCGAATGCCTATGGCTTCGGCACCCTGGTGGACCAGGACGGCGGGCGCATCTACCTTGACCATCTGTCGGCGCTGCCTGCCAATACCCGTCGCGTGTGGCTGATCAGCAGCAACGAGGCGCCGGACGATTTCGCCCCGCTGCCCGATGGCTGGCGCGAACTCAGCCGCCAGGATGGTGGCGGTGCGCGGGCGCGGTTGTTTGTGTTGTGCAACGTACCGTCAGCGCAACCCGAGGGCTGCCGCTAGACTGGGTGAATGCTTTTCTACCAGGAGCCCACCATGGAATCGCCTGTGCACAGCTTGCCGTCACTGTTCAAGCAGTTGGGTCTGCCGGACGACCCGGTGAGTATCGAGCAGTTTGTGGCGGTTCACTCGCCGCTCAAGCCGGAGTTGAAGCTGGCGGAGGCGTTTTTCTGGACCGATAGCCAGAAGGCGTTTTTGCGCGAGGAGATCCTGGAGGATGCGGATTGGGCCGAGGTGGTGGATGAGTTGAACCTGATGTTGCGGGGTGGGCGAGGGCAGTGAAAAGGCTCGACGCACGGCCTTGCCTCTGCGCGCGACGGCCTGGGCTTGATGGACGACGCCCAGCACCGCCTTGAGGGGCCAGCGCCCACAATGTTTTGCAGTGGTGGAAAATTCTCCACCCGTGCCCAAACCCGCGTTACTTGCCCTGCCGGCCACCACCCATCCGCTAAATTGTTTCAAAACTTGACGCATTTGGACCCATCGATCATATTGATAGTTAGCAAACTAACTGTATGCGAACGATCCCGTGCCTCAGTCCCTCGAACAACTCCAGATGAACCTCAGCAGCAGCATGGTGGTGGGCGCCCGCAACTGGCGCAAAATCTGCCAGACCACGCTGGTGAGCTATGGCATCTCCGAAGCCTGCGCCGTGCCGTTGTTGATGATCGGCCGCCTGGGTGACGGTGTGCACCAGGTCAAAGTCGCCCAGGCGTCGGGGATGGAAAGCCCGTCCCTGGTGCGCCTGCTCGACCGGCTGTGTACCGATGGCTACGTGTGCCGTACCGAGGATGTCCACGACCGTCGCGCCAAGGCCCTGAGCCTTACTGAGCGTGGTCGCGAGCTGGTGCAGGCGGTGGAGGTGCAACTGGTGCGCCTGCGCAAGGACGTGCTGGCGGATATCGCCTCCAGCGATCTGGAAGCCGCGCTGCGTGTGCTGCGCGCGTTTGAGGCGGCGTCGCTTTGAACGGATTTTTTACCGGTTTCCCGCCCGCCCGTGATTGGTTCTATGGGGTCCGTACCTTTGCGGCCTCGATGATTGCCTTGTACATCGCCATGCTCATGCAAATGCCGCGTCCGTACTGGGCGATGGCCACGGTGTATATCGTCTCCAGCCCATTTGTCGGCCCTACCAGTTCCAAAGCGCTGTACCGCGCCATCGGCACCTTCATGGGGGCTGCGGCGGCGGTGATTTTTGTGCCGATGTTCGTGCAGTCGCCTTACCTGCTGGTGGTGGTGATTGCCTTGTGGACGGGCACCTTGTTGTTTCTCTCCATGCACCTGCGCACCGCCAACAACTACGCCCTGATGCTCGCCGGCTACACCCTGCCGCTGATCGCCCTGCCGGTGGTGGATAACCCGTTGGCGGTGTGGGACGTGGCTGAGGCGCGCACCGAAGAGATCTTCCTCGGCATCGCCGTGGCCGCCGTGGTGGGCGCGATGTTCTGGCCGCGCCGGCTGATGCCGGTGTTCGATGGCTCGGTCGCCAAATGGTTTGCCGACGCCCAGGTCTATAGCCAGCGCTTCCTCACGCGCCAGGTGGCGCCTGAGGAAATCAGCACGCTGCGCGGCGGTATGGTTGCCACGTTCA
Proteins encoded in this region:
- a CDS encoding outer membrane assembly lipoprotein YfiO, whose product is MRIGFLSPLALALLAGISQPAQASSDDSCYPDWRVSRDSLDSCSNQPFLSPGNDSRINLRLLLADKKAAALTPNALSEDDLSQGFGPVPFPVYRLAPISSTNEEPDNAPDDSRTAELDALLQPLGIKREEFKTAGEAFLNGEGSRCRSNDDDSATAFISQVIKADMPATERELLVKARLQLLTACSWEGQVVDAQQIQSIDGQLLRTYLQAAADFYSGRFGDAERGFAAASSSKLPWLTETALYMTARTSLNQAQAEAFDEYGMPRLEHVDKSALSDAEGGFLTYLKTYPQGDYVASARGLLRRVYWLAGDNVKLAEAYAWAMTQATDTQRNVSVDELVEEADLKLLMVNSETVTTPMIQFVSDLMVMRGGDQPALSRADLEKQKTAFASEPQLYDYLLAVSALYTEHQPDAALKQLPQSVPSSLDYFAFSQQTLRALALEAKQDWKGAEALWLQLLPLAKLPLQRDQLELALAMNYERSGQVAKVFAADSPISAKQVRYILLRNVAGPELLRQQIAQASDPLERQTAQFVLLYKDLLRGQFATFAEDLKQLPAQASEDKLGTSLGYVYSASQTLKLFQWNGDKAESGYACPSIAHIAATLQGDARNPQGLNCLGEFILRNGLDGMPLEQARAAGSLGSTASDFKGETFSRLEGYKQVIGNAKAPKNDKAYALFRAINCYAPSGYNSCGGQDVGPAVRKAWFRQLKSSFADTQWGKSLQYYW
- a CDS encoding glycosyltransferase family 39 protein, giving the protein MGRSVVEQNEKVGTLPALNRFTWEGAGWITRLWWVPILALALALRFYHLTAAAIWGDEGSSLLLSEYALGDLWFHAAHDVHPPLYFFLLRGWIELFGDSIWSIRGMSAIPGVVAVGLGIWLTRQLSTRRAAVLAGILMALLPTAVRYSQEVRMYSLLGVWLLGATLALVYWVRQPERTRYLAAYVVLMSAGFYTHYFTALCVLVHWAYLGVLCGTAPRGQRLITRPAWWVANAAIVLVYLPWLPNLLDLVQHVEQLKVGGDIGWEEPVSLYSLPSMIWQFVLQDEGVGFWAPLFWLFPLLLVAVVVITAWRDRERHRPASLLALFFLLPLLLVYGVSFISPVFIERYLTVYALGLPVVMAMAIDRLPSRFSLLGAALFVLFAGVELAGLKNNFTVDEHDQFNVPVEFVNRNYQEDDRIVLSDMMWYLSYVYYDQTDAQLQLYTPPKPDGTPTRPNAYGFGTLVDQDGGRIYLDHLSALPANTRRVWLISSNEAPDDFAPLPDGWRELSRQDGGGARARLFVLCNVPSAQPEGCR
- a CDS encoding DUF2789 domain-containing protein encodes the protein MESPVHSLPSLFKQLGLPDDPVSIEQFVAVHSPLKPELKLAEAFFWTDSQKAFLREEILEDADWAEVVDELNLMLRGGRGQ
- a CDS encoding MarR family winged helix-turn-helix transcriptional regulator; this encodes MNLSSSMVVGARNWRKICQTTLVSYGISEACAVPLLMIGRLGDGVHQVKVAQASGMESPSLVRLLDRLCTDGYVCRTEDVHDRRAKALSLTERGRELVQAVEVQLVRLRKDVLADIASSDLEAALRVLRAFEAASL